In the Bacillus shivajii genome, one interval contains:
- the kynA gene encoding tryptophan 2,3-dioxygenase produces the protein MEAAKVDKNNEKDIHTDFINNMTYGEYLNLDKILSSQKRLSDHHDEMLFIIIHQVSELWMKLILHELNAAIDSIKKEDFQTSFKQLARVSKTQSQIIHAWDVLSTLTPSEYMEFRDHLGQASGFQSYQYRMIEFSLGYKTDHVLKIYKKDPELLNVLQEAYEKPGLYDVAINALAKAGLPVNPDLVNRDYTKTYESDDTVKEAWLTVYKNVDQYWDLYQLAEKLVDIEDWLQQWRFRHMKTVERIIGFKKGTGGSSGVNYLKSVLDHRFFPELWDLRTEI, from the coding sequence ATGGAGGCGGCGAAAGTGGATAAAAACAATGAAAAAGATATACATACTGATTTTATAAATAACATGACGTATGGAGAGTATTTAAATCTTGATAAGATTTTATCAAGTCAAAAGAGACTCTCAGACCATCATGATGAAATGTTGTTTATTATCATTCACCAAGTTAGTGAACTGTGGATGAAGCTTATTTTACACGAATTAAATGCAGCTATAGATTCTATTAAGAAAGAAGACTTCCAAACATCATTTAAGCAACTTGCTCGTGTATCAAAGACTCAATCACAAATTATTCATGCATGGGATGTACTTTCAACATTAACCCCTTCTGAGTATATGGAATTTAGAGACCACCTCGGTCAAGCATCTGGATTTCAATCATATCAATATCGGATGATTGAATTTTCACTCGGTTACAAAACCGATCACGTATTAAAGATTTATAAAAAAGATCCTGAATTGCTGAATGTTTTACAAGAAGCTTATGAAAAACCAGGGCTTTACGATGTTGCCATCAACGCTTTAGCAAAGGCCGGTCTTCCTGTGAATCCGGACTTGGTAAATCGTGATTATACGAAAACATATGAAAGTGATGATACTGTGAAAGAAGCTTGGTTAACAGTATATAAAAATGTAGATCAATATTGGGACTTATATCAATTAGCAGAAAAGCTCGTTGATATTGAAGATTGGCTCCAACAATGGCGATTTAGACATATGAAAACAGTAGAACGAATTATAGGGTTTAAAAAAGGTACAGGTGGTTCTTCAGGGGTAAATTATTTAAAAAGTGTTTTAGATCATCGCTTCTTTCCTGAACTTTGGGATCTGCGTACAGAAATATAA